In Triticum aestivum cultivar Chinese Spring chromosome 5B, IWGSC CS RefSeq v2.1, whole genome shotgun sequence, the following proteins share a genomic window:
- the LOC123117458 gene encoding uncharacterized protein produces MEDDYAAAYLPMDIMYKIPGHISDPASLARLASSCKFWRNLIKDPTFLDRLSRRHRDHGSTQSLLLGFFYQDNERTSPDLMKYHIDKTRCLAPSFVRISELSRFVGSKSACNAIKPLSLETFIPGLGASLNFYKPVASQDNFLVLRRLSKDANGHMNDELCVCNPLTGETFEIPSHLYVPPDHYVLFVTKEVDIDGRISHSFQLTGIFWMKKAKRFISVCCSSKTGRWTMSYEFPELMPGHYLVSSSAAASGSVIHWLCGSLEQMSLTHVATLHIENMGLSYLELPPEANHIKIPVLANSANGGILLLFVQGLQMSLWKHISVLGSGSSSWLLSERIDLTSSLPKQVAALGIRAKVRLEMFRGKSGAVVLRVVGEGLFLFSFGDRSMRKIDSASVTRKHFLCPYEIDWLTCLAITNLVVNGSLLLDVERKKAQDRWRTLMGMNLGTNGAS; encoded by the coding sequence ATGGAGGATGACTATGCGGCAGCGTATCTTCCTATGGACATTATGTACAAGATCCCTGGGCACATCTCTGATCCAGCCTCCCTTGCCCGCCTCGCTTCGTCCTGCAAGTTCTGGCGCAATCTCATCAAGGACCCGACCTTCCTTGATCGCcttagcaggcggcaccgcgaccATGGCTCCACCCAATCTCTCCTTCTCGGCTTCTTCTACCAGGACAATGAGAGGACTTCCCCAGACCTCATGAAGTATCACATTGACAAAACACGCTGTTTGGCACCAAGCTTCGTGCGGATATCTGAATTGTCACGATTTGTTGGCAGCAAATCTGCTTGCAATGCTATCAAGCCACTATCCCTTGAGACCTTCATCCCAGGTCTTGGTGCAAGCCTCAACTTCTATAAGCCCGTTGCATCACAGGACAACTTCCTGGTCCTCCGTCGCCTGTCGAAAGACGCCAATGGTCACATGAATGATGAGTTATGTGTCTGCAATCCTCTCACTGGTGAAACCTTTGAGATTCCTAGCCACTTATATGTACCTCCTGACCATTATGTCTTGTTTGTCACCAAAGAGGTCGACATTGATGGACGCATATCCCACTCCTTCCAGCTGACTGGCATTTTTTGGATGAAAAAAGCAAAGCGTTTCATCAGTGTGTGCTGCAGCTCGAAGACTGGAAGATGGACGATGTCTTATGAATTTCCTGAGCTAATGCCTGGCCATTACTTGGTGTCATCCTCAGCCGCTGCTTCTGGCAGTGTCATCCATTGGCTCTGTGGTTCTTTGGAACAAATGTCGCTCACCCACGTTGCCACACTGCATATTGAAAATATGGGGCTGTCATACCTGGAGCTCCCACCCGAAGCAAATCACATCAAGATACCAGTGCTGGCGAATTCAGCAAATGGGGGGATTCTATTGCTCTTCGTGCAAGGCCTTCAGATGTCACTCTGGAAACACATCAGTGTGCttggcagtggcagcagcagctgGTTGCTTTCTGAAAGGATTGACTTGACAAGTTCCTTGCCTAAGCAGGTGGCAGCCTTGGGGATCAGGGCAAAGGTCAGGTTGGAGATGTTCCGAGGCAAGAGTGGGGCGGTGGTGCTCAGGGTTGTTGGAGAAGGCCTCTTTCTGTTCAGCTTCGGCGATAGGTCGATGAGGAAGATTGACAGTGCAAGTGTGACCAGGAAACACTTCCTCTGCCCATATGAAATTGATTGGCTGACCTGCCTTGCAATCACAAACCTCGTCGTCAATGGCTCGTTGTTGCTGGATGTAGAACGTAAAAAGGCTCAAGACAGATGGAGGACATTAATGGGAATGAATTTGGGGACGAACGGAGCATCTTAA